TACGATAATTCCGGATATAATCTGGATCCAGCATAATTCCCCAACCATCAAGTTTTACTTGCCTAAAATAACCATGGAAATATATAGCTACAACATTCACAATATTTATTTATTCCAAAGCATGCTCCTGATTCGATTATTTTTAAAATTAATTTCCAAAATTGAAACCTATTTTTTTGTTGGTAAGGAAGCTTTTGTAATTATAAAAAAAAATGACAAATATAGACCGAAAGTCGTATTCACAATTTTGATAAACTAACCGCAGACCGGCAAAAATTCATAATCAAATTCGAAAACTAAATTGAAAAATTGCATGATTACCAATTTTTGGTAACTTTATGAAAAAGTTTAAGTGTAATGAAAAATACATCAATATCACTCGGAAATTATTTTGACGACTTTGTGAGTATTCAAGTATCGGAAGGGCGTTATAAAAATGTCAGTGAAGTTATTCGTGCAGGACTTCGACTTTTAGAAGACGAAGAAAGCAAAGCAATCGCTTTGAGAAATGCAATTCAAAAAGGTTTAGAAAGTCCAAGAGTCGAAAATTTTGACTTTGATGAAAATTTAATACGACTAAAAGCCGAAAAAAGGAAAAATGGCTAAAGTTATTTTTAGACAAGAAGCAATTGACGACTTGAATAATATTTGGGAATATACTTTTGAAAAGTGGTCTGAAAATCAATCTGATAAATATTATGCCATGCTGAAACTTGCTTGTGGTGAAATTGGCAAAAATCCTGAAATAGGAAAGAATATAATGAAATAGGTAACAATTTACTTGGATTTCATACAGGAAGGCACGTAATATTTTATCAATTGGTTTACGAAGATGAAATTGAAGTTGTTAGAATTTTACACGAACGGATGGACTTGAAAAACAGATTGAACGAATAAATAACTGCCACCAACAAAAAACCTTCCCTGCAAAACAAAGCAAGCTTTTCGGCAGAACATAATGCGAAATCGTGGCTTTTAGAATGAAGCATTGCGGGCGGCTAACAAACGTTGCCCGGCCTTGAACTGATCCGGGCCACGTTGGCTTCTGATGTTTTTACCAATTAAACGACTGATTTACTAAAGCTATGGGCTTTTCGCCTTTTACTATATGAGTTTCTGATGGAGTTTGCTGCTGAGTTTTGATTTATTGTGTGTATTTTCAGTTCTTTGCCTTTTTTGGCTAATTTCTATCTTTTCGAACATACCATCTCTTATCCACGCTCATGCATGAGCCTTAGCTTTATGTTCATTCCACATTTTCTTGTAAAAGACTGGTGGATAGCTTGATTAAATTTTTAAAAAGAAAACAGTTTAATTTGCCATTATAAATCAATAATCTATATTCGTAAGGTCTTAAGGCCTGCATTTTGTATTTATCCACTCCAAAAGTTTAAAAGCTCATAGTTTTTTGAGGATCTGAGAAACAGAAAGTACAGCCTGATCATATTGGTGTAGTGGCTTGGAAATAAAATACGTAGTGTTAGTTTATTTTAACAGAAATAATAATAATGATAAAGAGAATTTTAAAGATATTTTCAATAATTCTTTTGCTTTTAATAGCATTTAGTTTCTGGATTTCGCCCCGGCTGGGTGGACTACTGGATTTTGGAAAAGAAAGTATTGACAAAGAAGTATTTCAATTGGAATTTGACTCCTCCGCTACCGGGAAATATGAATTGGTTTATGAAGTCAATTCCGAAAGGGAAGATCTGGTAAAACTTAGACAGGAATTTAAACTGGATAGTATAATAGCTGATTCCAGGACTGATTTTGAAAAAGTAACAAAAATTCAGAGTTGGGTTCAAAGCCGATGGAAACATGACGGTGACAATTTGCCGGAGAAAAATGACGCTCTGTATATTTTGAAAGAAGCCGAAAAAGGAAGGCAGTTTAGATGTGTAGAATATAGTATAGTGGCCCACCAATGTTTGCAATCGCTTGGTTTTGTGGTCAGAGGCCTGGGTCTGATGACCAAAGACATTGATAAGGTAAAGTCAGGTGGAGGGCATGTGGTAAATGAAGTTTTTTTGAAAGATGCCCGGAAATGGGTTTTAATTGACCCTCAATATGACATTATTGCCACTTACAACGGGATACCTTTAAATGCGGTCGAACTACAGAATTGTATCGCAAACAACCTGAATTTCGAAATCATAAATCCCAATAAAACTATTACTAAAAGTGAATACAAAGATTGGATTGGTCCATATCTCTATTATTTTTCCACCACCATAAAGGGAGAAAGAATTGAGATTTGGGATAGAATTGTTGGAAATAAAAGGCAATTGACACTGTATCCAAAAGGAGCTGAAAGACCGGCATATTTTCAAAACCTAATCAGGATTAATAACAGTTTTTATACCCATTCTGTAAATGACTTTTATCCTAAAATAAATAAATAAACAGGATTTGGGGGTGAAAAAAAACATTTTGTAATTCATTGTTTTTCAGATAAATAAAAATTAGAATTACTCTGGAAAGGAACTTTGCATCGTACCTGACAAAGGCCCAATGTTTCTACGCCAAAAGGAAGGGTAAAGGCAAGAGGATTGGGTTTTCCCCTTGACCCGCTTTTAATTCAATAAAAACATATTGCTTAATAATCAAAGTTCATTGCTTAGTAAAATGATTTCATTGATTTATATGAAAGTTCATTATTAAGTAAAACGGTATAAGGATTTATGAGTCCAGGAATCTATCGGAGCAAATTGCACTCTTTTTATTGCCAAAAATAGTTTCAGAAGTAATTGCCCTAAACTAACCAAAGTTTCTCCAGGTTTACAGATACTTCAGTCAGCCTTCTTCTCGAAATCTGTATTTCAGAGCCGTCAGAAACCCATAGTTTTTTAGTTCC
The sequence above is a segment of the Cytophagaceae bacterium genome. Coding sequences within it:
- a CDS encoding type II toxin-antitoxin system ParD family antitoxin, translated to MKNTSISLGNYFDDFVSIQVSEGRYKNVSEVIRAGLRLLEDEESKAIALRNAIQKGLESPRVENFDFDENLIRLKAEKRKNG
- a CDS encoding transglutaminase domain-containing protein, with the translated sequence MIKRILKIFSIILLLLIAFSFWISPRLGGLLDFGKESIDKEVFQLEFDSSATGKYELVYEVNSEREDLVKLRQEFKLDSIIADSRTDFEKVTKIQSWVQSRWKHDGDNLPEKNDALYILKEAEKGRQFRCVEYSIVAHQCLQSLGFVVRGLGLMTKDIDKVKSGGGHVVNEVFLKDARKWVLIDPQYDIIATYNGIPLNAVELQNCIANNLNFEIINPNKTITKSEYKDWIGPYLYYFSTTIKGERIEIWDRIVGNKRQLTLYPKGAERPAYFQNLIRINNSFYTHSVNDFYPKINK